In a genomic window of Lacrimispora sp. BS-2:
- a CDS encoding PQQ-dependent sugar dehydrogenase codes for MINGRFIRLSEEDYNQLGILNFWNSSFQIQTIAENLRIPWAIDISEDGRLFFTERSGNLRVIENGILNPVPVYTFNSPFVSTGEGGLMGLTLDRDFLSNGYIYLMYTYQENGGFYNRVVRMHIQGNTAFGEEIILDQIPAGQFHNGGRIKIGPDGYLYITTGDAGERYLAQDINSLAGKILRIGTDGSIPPDNPFQGLPVYALGLRNPQGLAWNNRGLLYASDHGETAHDEINIIQPGGNYGWPLVTGDEEMQGYDFIKPVIQSEDNTWAPAGIAFITSGPRMGQLFVSTLRGNILLAITFDESGTQVVNVEPLLQGNYGRLREAYQAGDGFIYLTTSNLDGRGIPNPGDDKLLRLVQ; via the coding sequence ATGATTAACGGAAGGTTTATCAGATTAAGCGAAGAGGATTATAATCAGTTAGGTATACTTAACTTTTGGAATTCTTCATTCCAGATTCAGACTATTGCAGAAAACCTCCGTATACCTTGGGCAATAGACATTAGTGAGGATGGCAGGCTGTTTTTTACGGAGCGCAGCGGAAACTTGCGTGTCATAGAAAACGGTATATTAAATCCGGTGCCGGTATATACATTCAACTCTCCTTTTGTCAGTACAGGAGAAGGCGGGCTTATGGGGCTTACTTTGGACAGGGATTTTCTTTCAAACGGATATATTTATCTTATGTATACTTATCAGGAAAACGGAGGATTTTACAACCGTGTGGTACGTATGCATATCCAGGGTAACACAGCATTCGGAGAGGAAATTATTTTGGACCAAATTCCGGCAGGTCAGTTCCATAATGGCGGAAGAATAAAAATTGGCCCCGATGGTTACCTGTATATAACTACTGGGGATGCCGGTGAACGTTATCTTGCACAGGACATAAACAGTCTTGCAGGTAAGATTCTGCGGATTGGAACAGACGGAAGTATTCCGCCTGATAATCCCTTTCAGGGTTTACCAGTTTACGCCCTGGGACTTAGAAATCCTCAGGGCTTGGCCTGGAATAACAGGGGTTTGCTATATGCCTCGGATCATGGAGAAACAGCCCATGATGAAATTAATATTATACAACCGGGCGGCAACTATGGCTGGCCTTTGGTTACAGGTGATGAGGAAATGCAGGGATATGATTTTATTAAACCTGTCATACAAAGTGAGGATAATACTTGGGCCCCTGCGGGAATAGCCTTTATAACCTCCGGTCCCCGAATGGGACAGTTGTTTGTATCGACACTCAGGGGGAATATACTCCTGGCAATCACCTTTGATGAATCAGGGACACAAGTGGTTAATGTGGAACCGTTATTGCAAGGCAATTACGGACGATTAAGGGAGGCCTATCAGGCGGGGGATGGTTTTATATACCTTACAACCAGTAACTTGGATGGCAGAGGGATTCCGAATCCCGGAGATGATAAACTCCTCCGGTTGGTACAATAA